The nucleotide sequence AGCAGTGGTAATGATATATTTAGGGATATCCGCAGGAATATTACCGCCAACAGTAACAGGGATAGGCTTTTTCTTAATTATCTGGGCTTTTCAGATTTTCAGAAAAGACTTACGCTGATAATTTCCTTGCAATGAAAGTATGCAACTGCTCGTCATTCACTACTTAACCAATTCTTTATTTTTTTCCGACCATTCATTAATCCCTCCTAAGTACATGCGTAGGTTTTTTATGCCTTTTCTTTTCAGTAAAGAGTAAGCCATCGCAGCACGTAATCCGCTTTGACAATGTACAATAACAGGTTTGTCAGTATTGATTTTATCCAAGTTATTTTCCAACGAGGTTAGTACTATATGATTGACCCCTTTGATATGCCCGCTTTCATATTCGCTATCGCTTCTTACGTCTATGATTTGAATATCGTTTTTACCTATATGCTTTTCGAGTTCTTCCGCACTCACGAGGTCAGATTGCTCCAGCTTGATATTCATGTTATCTAAGTCGGTGACAAAACCATAGATATTATCCATTCCGATACGCATTAGTTTCCGGGTTAAATCTTCTGTTTTGCTTTCCTCTGTTATCAATACCAGCTGCTGCTGATAATCGGCTAAAGAACCCAGCCAAGTGCTGATTGATTTGCCATTTTCTATATGCAGGCTATTCGGGATATTCCCTTTCGCTACCACTTCTTTATTGCGTGTATCAATAATGAGCAGGTTATCATCTATTGATTGCCTAAATGCCTTAGCATCCAATTTCGGATATATCGGAACTTGTATCAGCAACGGACGTTCTGCCTTGTTTAATTGCTTCATTACCGCAAAATATTTCGGCGGTGCTGGTTGCCCGTCTAAAATATATTTTACAAAGCCATTTTCATCATTTTTAAACTGAAAGGCTTTGCTATTCTGCTTTTCTTCCTTTAATGTAGAATGCGGAATAGTACTTAGGCTCTTTCCACAAAATGAACCTGCTCCGTGTCCAGCCCATATTTCCAACTCATCCGGTAATTTGGAAAATTTTTGAATGGAAGCATAAAGCTGCCTGGCTCCTTGCTCTTGTGACCCGATTTGACCTGCTGCCTTTTCCAATAAGTCGGGACGTCCAACGTTACCCACGAAAATGAAATCACCTGTAATGGCTCTTTGAGGCGTAGCGGGTACTTTTGTATCGCTTACCAAAAAAGTAATACTTTCAGGCGTATGACCAGGTGTGTGCATTACTTTCAGTTCTACCTGACCGATTGAGATAATGCTACCGTCTTTTAGTCCTGTGTGCTGAAACTGATATTGCCAGTCTGTTCCACCCTCATCAGAAAGTAACAATTCGGCTTTGGTGGCGGCTGCCAACTCACGGGAACCGCTTAAAAAATCGGCATGAATGTGGGTTTCAGTTACTTTAGTAATGGTGAGATTGTTGGTTTTAGCAATTTCCAAATAGGTATCTATATCCCGTTTGGGGTCAACCACAATAGCTTCTTTGGTTTTTAAATCGCCTATCACAAAACTTGCCTGTGACAGTGTTTCATCATATACACGCTCGAAAAAATAGCTTTGGGCATGCAATTTATTAACTTGTCCTAACAACGTAAACAGAAAAATAATCGTTGTTAATCTTATTGTGTGCAACATAAGTCATCATTCTTTTTAAATTTGTAACCCACAAATTTAGCCTATCTGTATGCCACGTACTGTAACTTTTGTTACATAAGATGACTTATAAGTATTTAAACAGGGTTTTTGACCATTTAATACTCGTTGCTTTAATGAGGTAGTTTCTCCCTTAACAAGCCGTAAACCCATGTGCCAGCAATGGCGCTCAACAAGGTAACGGCGACAACGGTAGCCCCTGTTCCAATTTGAGCAAAAAGCGGACCCGGACAGGCTCCGGTCATAGCCCATCCAAAGCCAAAAATTAAGCCTCCAATGATTTGCCCTTTATTGAATTTTTTAGGTGCAATTTTAATAGGCTCCCCGTATATGGTTTTGATGTTGAACTTTTTTATCAGGAAAACGGAAATCATTCCTGTAATAACCGCACTTCCGATAATGCCGTACATGTGAAATGATTGCAGGCGAAACATTTCCTGTATGCGGAACCAGCTTATTACCTCTGATTTTACGAATACGATACCGAAAAGCACGCCTACTATCAGATATTTGAGGTTATGATACCATTTATGTTCTAAACGGCTTTCGTTGACGCACATTGCATCCGTTTCACGAAGCTGTAAATCTTTTTCTGTATCTCTATGT is from Niabella beijingensis and encodes:
- a CDS encoding MBL fold metallo-hydrolase, whose translation is MLHTIRLTTIIFLFTLLGQVNKLHAQSYFFERVYDETLSQASFVIGDLKTKEAIVVDPKRDIDTYLEIAKTNNLTITKVTETHIHADFLSGSRELAAATKAELLLSDEGGTDWQYQFQHTGLKDGSIISIGQVELKVMHTPGHTPESITFLVSDTKVPATPQRAITGDFIFVGNVGRPDLLEKAAGQIGSQEQGARQLYASIQKFSKLPDELEIWAGHGAGSFCGKSLSTIPHSTLKEEKQNSKAFQFKNDENGFVKYILDGQPAPPKYFAVMKQLNKAERPLLIQVPIYPKLDAKAFRQSIDDNLLIIDTRNKEVVAKGNIPNSLHIENGKSISTWLGSLADYQQQLVLITEESKTEDLTRKLMRIGMDNIYGFVTDLDNMNIKLEQSDLVSAEELEKHIGKNDIQIIDVRSDSEYESGHIKGVNHIVLTSLENNLDKINTDKPVIVHCQSGLRAAMAYSLLKRKGIKNLRMYLGGINEWSEKNKELVK
- a CDS encoding DUF6691 family protein translates to MQLHRDTEKDLQLRETDAMCVNESRLEHKWYHNLKYLIVGVLFGIVFVKSEVISWFRIQEMFRLQSFHMYGIIGSAVITGMISVFLIKKFNIKTIYGEPIKIAPKKFNKGQIIGGLIFGFGWAMTGACPGPLFAQIGTGATVVAVTLLSAIAGTWVYGLLREKLPH